CAGGTGTGAAGTCCGTCAGCTCCGTGTTCTTCATGTGCCTGCCGGGCCAGACTTATGTGTACGGCGACTGCGCCATCAACCTGAACCCCACCGCAGAAGAACTTGCCGGTATCGCCCTCCAGTGCGACGACACTGCCAAGGCCTTCGGCCTCCCCAGCCGCGTGGCAATGCTTTCCTACAGCACCATCAATTCCGGCAAGGGTCCTGACGCGGATCTCGTGAAGGAAGCTACCGCTATTGCCAAGGCAGCACGCCCCGACATGGCTCTGGATGGCCCGCTGCAGTATGATGCAGCTACCACTCCCAGCGTTGGCAGCCTGAAGGCTCCCAACAGCGCTGTGGCTGGCAAGGCAACCGTGTTCGTGTTCCCGGATCTTTCCGCAGGTAACATCGGCTACAAGGCTGTACAGCGTTCCGCCCAGGGTACCATCGCCATCGGCCCCATGCTCCAGGGTCTTGCAAAGCCGGTGAACGACCTTTCCCGTGGCGCCTTGGTGGAAGACATTGTCTATACCATCGCCCTCACCGCTGTTCAGGCACAGTAATATATGTGCTGTATGTTGTAATACATTATCTTGCTTAAAAAGGAATACGCTCGGTTAATGCCGGGCGTTTTCCTTTTCCAGAGATTTTAGTATAAGTTTAAATAAAATGGTTTATATGAAAAAAATACTACTGTTTATTTGTGGTTTGACATTTTTCCTCCTCTCGGCTTGTTCAGAGGATGATCCTGAATATGTCTATTTTCCAGTTTTGTTAGAGAACCTGACTGAGGATGATGTCTATTATTGTGTCGCATGGAATGGGGATGAACAATGTTCTGTTCTTGCATCGGGAACGACTATTTCCCTTGAAGATTCTGTTCGTGCTTTTATCAAGCAGAGTAAGAATTGCTGCGCTGATTTCGGGATTACCTCGTTTAAGTCTGCAAACCAATCTTCTATAGAGGTAGAAACAAAAGAAAGTTCATCTGAGTTTAACGACGGCTGGGGGAAGACGATAGTTTTTGTTCATGCTATGTTTAAAAGCGCGGATTAACCTCCGCTGCTATTTTGACAATTTGATCTATTATTTTGAATAAATTAAAAGTTGGTTTGTACAAAATGATTTGTGCAAAAATCTGGTCCGTTAGGAGGATCCTTTGAAACATCTCTTATTTTTGCCTTCTGTTTTGTCGTTTCTCTTCGTTGCCTGTGGAGAAACCGATGATTTTGGTGATTTGACTTATTTCAATTATGTCAATTCAACCCAAAGTACTGTTGTCATTGAAAAATGGAACGATGATGGCTTGCAACGTTCTCATGAAATATTGGCGAAGGATTCCATAAATCTTCCGAGTTCTCTTACGAATGTTGTTGCGATTATGGATGACTTATCTGATTCCAGTCAAGTTGTCTTGCGGTTCATTGGAACTGAGGGTAGGTGTTTTATCTATCCTTTGAAAGAATGGATTGAAAACGACATTCGCTTGGTTGAGTCATATACCAAAGTTGGTGAGACTCTTCGATTCGAAATATCCGATACTTTGCAGACCGTTGTCTGTTCAAAGGAATAAAAAAGAAACGCGATCTCAACGAGGTCGCGTTTCTTGTAGTTCTTATTTTTTTACTTCTTATCAAGTTTTGCGTTGATTTTTTTCTGCAGTTCCTTCAGGTGCCAACGGCCGCGTTTGTCTTCCAGGAAAAAGTTGGTACGTACTCCTCGGGCAAGGCCGCGGTCAATGAGGCTCAGGGCGTCTGCGTAACGCTTTTGGTCAAAACGTAGTTCCGCCAGGAAGAAATAATTATACAAGTCCTTGGGATCCTTCTTCAGGGCCATATTCAAGTACTTGTCCGCCTGCTTCTTGTCAGGCCAGGAAAGAATCAGGGGCACGTAGGGAAGGACAAAGTGTGCTCGTCCCAGGATCTGCCAATTTTCCGAGGCGGTTGCCACGTCACGCACGATCGTTGCCACTCCTTCCTTTACGGATGCAAGGGCCCCTCGCTCATTGCCCCACATGGAAATGGCGGTGGCGTAAATATGGGCGATGTCATAATTCTTGGGGAACTTCTTGTAGGCGCTTTCGCTGGCGATCTTCAGGGTGTCCAGTTTCTTCATCTTCATTTTCTTGTCGAACGAGATGAATCGAATGCTGAAATAAAGGCTCTTGAGGTAGCCTTCCGTTGCCGCTTCCAGTACGGAGGTGTCAGCCATGGCGGCCTTGTACTTATCGATCATGAGGAAAGTGTTCTTCTTGTCCGCCTTGTCCCCGTTGGCTCGTTCCGCACGGGCCGCATAGCAGGAATCCGCAACACGAAGATCCTCGTTTGCGAAGGTCATTCCCGCGAAGAGAAGAACAAGTATGAAAGCGATAATTCTCATGAATCGAAATTTAATTTAGACTTTCCAGGTCTGCAGAAGTTTGTTCAGTTGTGCAATGCGAGATTTTTCTTCTTCGGTTCCGTGGTAAGTTTTGAATAAAAGATAACGATATTCCATGAGTGCAGTGCGAATCAAAACTTTTTCTTCTTTTTTCAGCATACAAAACTTCAGTACAAAAATGGAGGAACGGGGCTTTTAGTCCCGCCCTCCTAAAATGATCGAATCAATGGATTACTTGTGACCCTTGCCCTTGCCGGAGAAGTAGTCCTGCTGGCGGGTCATTCCCAGCACAGCGTGCCACAGGTTTCCGTTGGGGTTGATCTTCTTGCGTTCGTTCACGGCGTACTCGATAGGTACATGGGAGAACACGTTGTTCATGCTGCCCACCACCATGTCGGTCTTGCCTGCCATACCTGCATGTACGGCAGCTTCAGCCAGCTGGAAGCAGAAAATGGCGTCAGTACCCTTTGCCGGAGTGCTACGAACCATGTAGCTGGGGTCAAAGTACTTGATGTTGATTTCCTTGCCTACCTTGTTGAAGTGCTCCTTGATCTTTCTGGTCAGGAATTCACCAATGTCGTTCTTCAGGACGTTTCCGCTGGCGTCCTTGCGTTCGGGCTGATCCAGGAACAATTCCTGGCCGGCGCCTTCGGCAACAGCGATTACGGCGTGGGTCTTGCCATTGTCGTAACGGCTTTCCAGAGCCTTGCAGAGCCCCTCAAGAGTGAAGGGAACTTCGGGCACGAGGCAGATGTTCACCACGGTAGTTGCAAGGGCTGCGTAGGCTGCAATAAAGCCGGAGTCGCGACCCATGAGCTTTACCAGGCCAAGGCCATTGTAAGCACCGTTTGCTTCGTTATGGGCGCAGGTAATGACATCGGTTGCACTGAGAACGGCGGTTTCGAAACCGAAGGTCCTGTCAACCAGGTTCAAGTCGTTATCAATGGTCTTGGGGATACCGATGATGGAAATGGGCTGCTTGCGCTTCTTCACTTCTTCTGCGATTGCGTGTGCGCCACGAAGAGTACCGTCGCCACCGATGCAGAACAGAACGTTGATGTTCAGGCGCATCAGGGTGTCTACCATGATTGCCGGATCCTGTTCTCCGCGGGAGCTTCCGAGGATGGTACCGCCGTCTTCCTGGATGGCGTCCACTACGTCCGGGTTCAGGACCTTGGGAGAGTAGCCGTACTTGGGATTCAGACCGCGGTAGCCGTAGGGTATACCGAAGATGTTGCGAACACCGTAGTCAAACCAGAGAGTCTGCACAAGACCCTTGATCACGCTATTCAAGCCGGGGCAGAGACCGCCACAGGTCACGATACCTGCACGGGTCCATGCCGGGTCGTGGAAAATGGTTTCGCGAGGACCTGCCGCTTCCAGGCTAGGAACGGGAATGTTGTTTTCGTAGAAATGCTTCAGGCGCTTCACGTCGGTAGTGAGGCTTACCTGCTCGCTGTCGGAAACGTACTGAAGTCCCTTCAGGGGGGATTTCAAGGTACCCTTACCTACAGTTTCAATAGAAAGATCATATTCAGTCGGATTCTGCAGAATATCTTCTTGTGTCATACTAGCATCCCTCTTGTGGTCGCTGGGTTTAACTCTCCCTCGGTCTTTAAAAATACATATTTGCATTTCCTGCGGATGTTGCAAAAATGATTTTTAATAGTGCAGAATTAAATGTCCAGCGGCGGGAAGTGGATTTTAGTCCTTAAACCAGGATTTGCATTTTCCACTTCGATTTTCATATTACATAATGTGCAAAGCTTTTTCACCATGGAAAGGCCGATGCCCGTACCACTTGTCTGTCGGGTCATTTCGTTTTCCACGCGGTAGAACTCCTGGAACACCTTTTTCATTTCGGACTGGGGAATGCCGGGACCATAGTCGCGGACCGCCATGTACATGTCCGTTCCCTTGATGGCAAGTTCGATGCTGATCATCTTGTAATCGGATTTCTTACTGAACTTCAGGGAGTTATCCACCAGGTTCATGAGGATCTGCATAATCGCATCACGGTCAATAAGCAAGTGGATGTTGTCCGCTTCCATATCCGTAGAGACCGTAAGCTCGAAACCCTGCTTTTCCACATTCTTGCTGTAGGTGGCGAGGAAGTCGTCAATTACTGCCTTGGGGCGTTCCATGCGCAACTGGACATTCCAGCGGTTTCCATCCAGTTTGGACAAATTAAGCACGTTCTGGATCAGGCGGGAAAGTCGGTCCGCCTCACTTGCAATCTGGTTGTAGTAGCGTTGCTTCTTTTCCTCGTTTGCAACCCAGGAATTTTGCAACAGTTCCGCATACATCTTGATGGCTGCGAGAGGCGTCTTCAGCTCATGGGTGATGGCGGAGACGAAGTCCTGACGCTTGGTTGCAAGGTCCACCTTACTGCGGGTAAATCTGTAGATAGTGATAAAGCATGCGGCGATCACGAACAGCAGGATCAAGCCTGTAAGCAAAATGGTGTAGCTGGCAAGGCGCGTCCCGTTATTGGAATAGACGCGGAAGGAAAGACGTTCAAAGGGGGAAGGTAAAGTCTTGTCGAAAATGAGCTCGTTATTGTATTTTTTGCGGCCCCTGGTACTGATCACTTTATTGTCGAGGGCGATTTCCACGGCGTAACTTGGGTTTGCGATTTCCTGAGGAAGACTATGAAGCAGGTAGTTTAAGTAAGTGTTTTGATTGACCACAAACCCCTGCACCATGGAAAGCGCGCCGAAACCAATATCGCGATAGAATACGATGTAGCCCTTGGAATATTTCGCCTGGAACAGGGAAGTCACCACGCTCAGGTCGTTGCTGATGGTGACCTGCATGCGTTCCATGTTTGCACTATCGCCGGTGCTGTCCATCTTTGCGGTTTCCACAAAGTAGGTCAGGGCTTCGTCTTCGGAAGTGATTTCTGTACGGCGGATGTTGATATTGGAATTCTTGGCCCACAGCTGGTCGATAATGGGGCCGTCTTCTGCAACGGTAGCGGAGTCCACCACCTGGAAGGATTCCTGGCTAACGATCTCGTTGCGGATTTCCAGGGTGTCTACCAGATTCTTGATCAGGTCCCTGATGGAACGGCGCTGCTTTTCGTCTTCGAACGCATAGTAGTCCCACACCATCTTACCGACGATGGCGTTGGTATCCGGATAGAACGGCGTTAGGAGGGTATTGCTCTGATCGATCTGGAAATGTCCCACCAGGCCTTTACGGCAACGGTTGTTTTCCGTATCGAAGGAGCAGTAGGGGCCTGCTGAATCGGGGAAGAAGAACGATTCAGAAATCTGGGGGCTGTACCCACCGATCACGGGCGTGGAATTCAGAATGCCGTAAACCTTATAGGAACGGTTATTCTCGCCGTTGAAATCCTGGGTCAGATCATCGGAAAGCGTCTGGAACGCGTTGTTGGCCGCTTCTTCCTGGTTCTTGGCCTCCAGGGCAGTAGACTGCCGGTAAGTATGTATAAAAAGGAGGCTGAGGGGAACTGCAATCACCAAGAAAATGGAAACAAACACCAGGCGGTCCTTGAAAATCGCCTGGTGTTTCTTTAAGTAAGAGAGAAGCTCTTTTACGTTTAGCGTTCGCATTCAGGTGCAGAGCGCATCTGGTAGCCTTCACCGCGGAAGGTGACCAGAAGTTTCGGGTGAGAAGGATCGTCTTCGATTTTCTTGCGGAGCTTGGTAATGTGAATATCCACGGTGCGGGTATCTACGGATTCTGCGTTTTCGTAGCCCCAAACCTTGCGGAGGAGTTCGGAGCGAGGAACTGCATGATCACGGTTGTTCCACAGGTATTCGAGGATTTCGATTTCCTTGCGGGTGAATGCCAGTTCTTCGTCACCGCGGGTACCAGTGTATTCACGGAAGTTCACCTTCAAGTTGCCTGCGACCAGCTTGCCTTCGTTTTCCATGGACTGACGGCTACGGCGGAGCACTGCTTCGATACGAGCCAGGAGCATAGGAACGGAGAACGGCTTGGGGATATAGTCATCGGCGCCGAACTTCAGGCCGTTGATGATATCTTCGTCAGCGTTCTTAGCAGAGAGGATGATGATGGGGAGGCTTCTGTCCTGTTCGCGGATCTTGTCGCAAACGGTAAAGCCGTCCATGCCCGGGAGCATCAGGTCCAGAAGGACCAGGCCGTACTGGCCGGACAGAGCTTCGGCAAGACCGTCTTCGCCGTTGATTACGTGCTTGACGCGGTAGCCGTTCAGTTCGCAAAGGTCTACGAGGCCTTCTGCGATAGCAATTTCATCTTCAATGATAAGGATGTTTGTGCTGCTGGTATTTTGAGTCATTTTACACCTAGTTATTCTTTAAAGAGCTATTAGAGAGCGAAGCCCACACCGATTTCTGCAGTCATGTTGCCTGCATCGATTTCAGCCGGGTAGTCGCCACCGAAGTAGTACTTGAAGTTGGCGTAAGCCGCAATCGGGATGATGGGGAGCTTGGCACGGAGACCTAACATGACGTGGCCACCGATGCTGGTGGTCAGGCCTTCTTCCATGGCGGCTTCCTTGATATTATCCACTGCCTGGTCCTGAATGCGCTGTGCGAGGCGGTCTGCCATCTGGGCCGGATCCATCTGGGCCATGATGTCGGCTGCCTGTTCCGGATTTGCCAGAGCGTCAGCCGCTGCCTGAGACATTTCGTCCTTCATGCTCTGGAGGACTGCGCTGTAGATACCATTGACAACACCATGGGTGAAGCTCTGGTTCAGGATGAAGCTGTTCATGTTAAAGGTAACGCCACCGCCGATGTAGGGGCGGATGATGGGAATAAAGGTAATGGGGTAGGTGATGGTCAAGTCACCGTTCATGTGGAAGAACTTGGGGTTAGCTTCTGCCCAGGAAGGAACGCTACCCATTTCCACCTTCAGGGGGATTTCCTTGTAAAGATCAATCTGGGAAGGATCCACTTCACCACCTTCGGTGAGAATCTTGGACAGAGCTTCCTTATCCTGGAGAACATAGAGACTTGCGTCATAGGAGCCGAACTGGATGTTGACGGTTGCTTCGACATCGATGATGGGCAGAAGGTCGATCCATGCCTTGAAACCGATACCCTGCATCATTTCGTTAAAACCATCGTGCTTCACGAGGATGGTACCGTCGTCGGTGACCTTGGCCGGAGCCTTCATTCCATCCATCTTGGTTCCGAAGCCGGGGGCGTAGTGAACACCGACGCCCAAAATTGCGAAAGACTGGCTAGCGAGCAGAGCTGCTGCTGCTGCGAATACTTTAAAATTCATGGGGTACTCCTTAAAAAACGTTTTGACTTGAAATTACATAAAAATTTGGGAAAACGGACTGTCAAATTTGTCTGGAATCCCAAAAATTACCGAATTGAGGGCACAAACAGGAATCTTTTCTGCCCTTTTTCCACATTAATCTTGTTGAAATTGAAGTCATCCACAGGCTGATTATCCTTGTTGATGGCTTTTACGTTCAAGGTATGGGTTCCTGCTTCCACCGGGATACGGGCTACATGAATGTAGTTGGGCATGAAAAGTCCTACTCGAAGGTCGGCCTGTTCCAGCTGGCTCTGGGCGACGTCCACGCCGATGTTCTTTACCAGGTCAAAGATACCGTTTCCTGTCTGGGTTGCCTTTTTGGTAGCCTGGGCGGCAATGGTCCTTACGGTCACGCGGACTGCGGTACGGGCGATTGTTGTGGGGGTTTCTTCCTCGATGTTCTTGGTCAGTTCGCTATCCACGTTCATGACTCTTTCGGGCATTACCTTCAGGCTGTTGTCCAGCTTTGCAAAGAAGTGGTGGGTCTTCTGCTTCAGGCTCTTCTTTTCGGGCAGTGCAAATCCGATATGGAAGGTTTCGCTGCCGGCGTTAGGTACGATAGGAGCTACGAGGGTGATGGAGCTCATCTTTCCGGTCTGGGCATCCTTGTAGTTCAGGTGCATGGAACCGCCGCTGACGAAGGTGCCGGACATATAGAGTTCCCCAAGGATGGGGCTATGGCCGGCGTAACCTACCAGCACGATTTCCTGGCCCATCTTTCTTGCGTCATCAGCCTTGGGGGTAGATTCCACCGGCTTGTACCCCAGGGAATTCAGGTCGGATACGCGGTCCATCTTGGTCAGACTTTCGCAGATATATTCCCACACTTCCTTGGGCATATCGATGTTGCCTTCCTTGAAAGCCTTGGCTGCCTTAATGTAGGCGATGGCGGCATCGTCTTCTTCGCCAGCCATTTCATACACAATACCGCAGAGGTAGCGGAGGAAACCATTGTCGTTCACCTTGTCCTTGTCTTTCTGGTAAAGAGCGTCCAAGGCGATCTGTGCGCGCTTCACTTCCACCAATGCGTCATCCACATTTTTCATGGCCAGATAGTTCATGATCTGCAGCTGGTGCATGACGATAATTTCAAAGGGACGTGCGCGGTAGGGACGGATGTTGTCGTTGGTTACCACGGCGGCGGCTTCGTTAGTCACGGAGCGGGTGTACAGATCGTCGTAAATTTCCTCGGCCTGTTCCAGGTGCATGATACTCTTTTCGTATTCACCGTTGTAGTGGTAGAGTGTACCTAGGTCGAGGTGATAGAGGTAGGCACTCTTTTCCCCGTAGAGATCGTCCTTCTTCTTGTCGATTTCCTTGATGGTGCCGGTATAGCCCTTCTTTTCCAGGACCGGAGCCAGGGTTTCGTAACGGGTCATGGCCTTATTGGCACAGGAGCAAAGCATGAGCAAGCTTGTCAAAAGCAATACGAGACGTTTCATTAAGATTCTCCCTTTTATATACGGAGTAGAATATAAAATATTGCAGAGAGCATAAAAAAATCCCCGGTAGGATTACCGGGGAAAACTTTTGACAATTTGCCAGAGGAGAGAATTACTTCTTCTTCTTCTTGGTAGTGTCGATAGTGACGTTCACGGTTTCTTCACCCTTCACGGTCACCAGTTCTTCTGCAGCCTTGCGGTTGTTGCATTCTGCACGGACCAGGTGGTCACCAGCTTCCAGGTTGTGGACGGTCAGCGGAGCGCCATCAGTCTTGTCGGCCAGGTCGCCATCGATGTAAACGTTGCACTTGCCCGGAACGGTAGTGATCTTGATGTGACCCTTAGGAATCTTGGTACCGAAGTTAAAGTCGTTACGCTTGTCCTTGCCCGGCCAAATGTTCACGCGCTGGTTCACCAGTTCGTAACCCTGGTCGATCACCACGAGGGTCTGACGGCCAGAAGTAACGTTCATATTGACAATGGGGCTCTTACCCAGAGGTTCGCCTCCCAGATACACGTCGCTGTTAGGCGGTTCAGTGATGATGTTAACCACTGCTGCCTTGCCGCGAGGAGGAGGATCATCGTCAGCGACTGCTGCGGTGAAGAGGAATGCCACCATGAGGGCGAAAATGTAAAGCTTCTTCATAAAAAGAACTCCTATCAATTAACTTGCTCGTTAAAAATATAAAGATTTTAAAAATACGAGCCCTGTTTTATGAAAAATGTTTGTTAATAATGGGCGTTTCAAATGTTATTTTTGGAAATATGAAAGCTCTTTATCAAAAAATTCGCACTTTGAACGGCAAAAACTATGGTCTTTACAAGTCCCTGGCGGAAAAAACCTGGGATTTTGGAGACTTTTCCCTGGAGTTTCTCCATGTTCAGGGAGACCCCTTTGCCCCTGCTTCCCGAATTATGATAAAGGCAAGCCTCCAGATGTTGGGCTATTCTTCCGAATGGGGGAGTACTTTTGAACGCCGGTTGGCTTTGTCCGATTTTTTATTGCGCCGCATGAGTGGTCTGGTCAAGGAAAAGTATCCCGATAGGGATGCCGCCGTCGCTTTCGACGTGGCAGGACCTGAAATGCTGGTGCGAAATTCCCTCTGGATCGACAATGGTGAGCTGCGAGCTTGCCTCCAGGTGAAACTTCCGGGCGAGGGACGTAAGATTCAGTCCGAGTCCGCCGCGGAAATCCTGACCATGGTTCTTCCGGACCTTGTGTCTGCAAGTCTATACAATAGCGGCTCCAGGAATCCCGAGGGCGTGGCGCCTGAACTTCTGGCCCATTATCAGGTTCTCGCGGACCGCAGGATGATTCTTGAGGAACTGGAAAAACGTTCCCTCTGCGCCTTTGTTCCTGATGGAGCTGTCCTTCCTAGAGCTTCCGGGATTTCCCAGGACCCCATGGAAGGGGCAATCCCCTTTGTCTCTCCCGCGGAACTGGCGGTTACCCTGAATGTCAATGGCCGAGACATCCGTGGCATGGGTATCCCTAAGGGCATTACCGTTATTACCGGCGGTGCTTTCCATGGCAAGTCCACCTTACTTCAGGCTCTGACAAGTGCGGTCTATCCCCACATCCCGGGAGATGGACGTGAAGGGATTGTCATTGACGAAAGTGCCCTTCGGGTTGGCGTGGAAGATGGCCGTAGCGTCCGCGGGACGGACCTGTCCCAGTTTGTAAGGGACTTGCCCGGTGGCGTCTCCACCAGGGATTTCACAACCGCAAGCGCTTCCGGTTCTACCAGCGAGGCTGCCAACTTGCTGGAAGCAATGGAAGCGGGATCCAGGACATTCCTTATCGATGAAGATTCCTCTGCGGTGAACTTCCTTATTCGGGATGTTCGTGTCCGTAAGCTTCTGGGGGATGATCGGGAACCACTCATCCCTCTGACGGACCGCATCCGTGAAATTTGCTATCCCGAAAGTCATTCTGAGCTAGTTTCTGGATCGGCCAATGCATTGCGCAGTTTTATCCTTGTGGCTGGCGCCTGCGGCGACTATCTGGAACTTGCGGATCACATCATTGTGATGGCCAATTATAAGGCCGAATACGCTCGTTTGGATTCCGAACGGTCAGTACCCGCTTTGCCTCCTTTCAAGGCACCCATCTCCCGCGCTTTTGCGGAGTATATTAGGCCCCTTCAGAATAGCGTACGCCCCACTTCTGCAGTGGAACGTCAGGTTAAGGTAAAGCTGTCCGGTGATTATCTAATCCAGATCGGTTTCCTGGTTTCGGATACCAGCTGCCTGGTGACTATCGCCGATCGACAGCAGCGACTCGGTGCTGGCTTCATTCTCCTGAATCTTTGTCAGAACGCCATTAGCAACGGCGACTCTGCTCAGGATACGTCCATTGTGGATACCATTCGAATCATTAGTGAAAAAATCATGAATGTAGGTTTCCGCAACTTGCCTCAGGGGCTTAGCCGTGAAATGAGCTTGCCCCGACCGGTGGATATCGCCTGCGTGTTGTTCCGCCTGCGCGACCAGGGGCGCAAGTAGCTATCGCCAGAAGGTGAAGGCCTTGCCTTCGATCTTCTTGCTTTCGTAAGTACGAGTGTCCGCTCTCTGGTAGAGTGTTTCAAAGTCCAGGTCCTGTTCGCCTCGGTAGAATGCCGCACCTAGACTTAGGGAAATACTGTAGTCCGGTATTTTCTTGAAAGTTACTTTGTTCAAAAGTTCGAAGAAACGGAAAATTACCTGGGTTCCAAGTTCTTCTGTAGTTACGCCGGAGACGAATACCACAAATTCATCGCCTCCCAGACGAAGCAGGACGTCGTTATCGCGGAATGCCTTTCGCATGGTGTCCGCAACTGCAAGAATCACTTCGTCCCCAGCCTGATGGCCGTAGGTGTCGTTTACATGCTTGAACTTATCTACGTCAAACAGGCAAAGCATGCCGTTTTTCCTAGACCTAATGTCTGACTTGATTCTGTCGACCCCCGCCTGACGGTTCAGGAGGCCTGTCATGGCGTCCGTTTCCGCCTTGGAAATCAAGGTGTTTTCTCGATTTTTCTGTTCGTTGATGTTTTCGACTGCGAACAGCACATAGCGGGGTTCGGAATCTTCGGTCACATCGCCGACGGCAATGAATCGTGCTCGGCACCAGCCCACATGCTTTCCCAGGAATTCATGGGTAATGGTGGACTTGCCGCGTATTCTGCGAATGAGGGTTGCACTGTCCACGAAGGCAAGCATTTCGTCCAGGTAATTAGGATGGGTTGTAGCTTCCATCGCAAGTTTGATTTGCTGGCTGAATCCTTCGTGCAGGTTGTTCATGCTGTTGTCGATAATGCTGTTGGACTTGATCTTCACGAAGGTTTCGTTGGACAAGTCGATGTAGTGCATGGAGACGTAGATGTTTCCGATGGACTTCAAGTATTTTGCCAACTGCTCATTGCCATTCAATTCGACGAAACGTTTCTCGAAGATGAGGCCTTTCAACTTGGAGCGGGAAGAGTAATGTCCAGTCATAAGGCCGATGCTACTATATACGATGCAGTCTACGATTTCAAGTGCGAGGATTTCTGGAGGCTTGACCTGGATGCAACCAATCAGGAAGATTACGTCGGCGATAAGAATGGGTATCTGCATACGCACCGGCTTGTTGGTAAATAGCTGGGGCG
The sequence above is a segment of the Fibrobacter sp. UWR4 genome. Coding sequences within it:
- a CDS encoding response regulator transcription factor, whose translation is MTQNTSSTNILIIEDEIAIAEGLVDLCELNGYRVKHVINGEDGLAEALSGQYGLVLLDLMLPGMDGFTVCDKIREQDRSLPIIILSAKNADEDIINGLKFGADDYIPKPFSVPMLLARIEAVLRRSRQSMENEGKLVAGNLKVNFREYTGTRGDEELAFTRKEIEILEYLWNNRDHAVPRSELLRKVWGYENAESVDTRTVDIHITKLRKKIEDDPSHPKLLVTFRGEGYQMRSAPECER
- a CDS encoding ABC-ATPase domain-containing protein — encoded protein: MKALYQKIRTLNGKNYGLYKSLAEKTWDFGDFSLEFLHVQGDPFAPASRIMIKASLQMLGYSSEWGSTFERRLALSDFLLRRMSGLVKEKYPDRDAAVAFDVAGPEMLVRNSLWIDNGELRACLQVKLPGEGRKIQSESAAEILTMVLPDLVSASLYNSGSRNPEGVAPELLAHYQVLADRRMILEELEKRSLCAFVPDGAVLPRASGISQDPMEGAIPFVSPAELAVTLNVNGRDIRGMGIPKGITVITGGAFHGKSTLLQALTSAVYPHIPGDGREGIVIDESALRVGVEDGRSVRGTDLSQFVRDLPGGVSTRDFTTASASGSTSEAANLLEAMEAGSRTFLIDEDSSAVNFLIRDVRVRKLLGDDREPLIPLTDRIREICYPESHSELVSGSANALRSFILVAGACGDYLELADHIIVMANYKAEYARLDSERSVPALPPFKAPISRAFAEYIRPLQNSVRPTSAVERQVKVKLSGDYLIQIGFLVSDTSCLVTIADRQQRLGAGFILLNLCQNAISNGDSAQDTSIVDTIRIISEKIMNVGFRNLPQGLSREMSLPRPVDIACVLFRLRDQGRK
- a CDS encoding PEGA domain-containing protein, which translates into the protein MKKLYIFALMVAFLFTAAVADDDPPPRGKAAVVNIITEPPNSDVYLGGEPLGKSPIVNMNVTSGRQTLVVIDQGYELVNQRVNIWPGKDKRNDFNFGTKIPKGHIKITTVPGKCNVYIDGDLADKTDGAPLTVHNLEAGDHLVRAECNNRKAAEELVTVKGEETVNVTIDTTKKKKK
- a CDS encoding cell wall metabolism sensor histidine kinase WalK; the encoded protein is MRTLNVKELLSYLKKHQAIFKDRLVFVSIFLVIAVPLSLLFIHTYRQSTALEAKNQEEAANNAFQTLSDDLTQDFNGENNRSYKVYGILNSTPVIGGYSPQISESFFFPDSAGPYCSFDTENNRCRKGLVGHFQIDQSNTLLTPFYPDTNAIVGKMVWDYYAFEDEKQRRSIRDLIKNLVDTLEIRNEIVSQESFQVVDSATVAEDGPIIDQLWAKNSNINIRRTEITSEDEALTYFVETAKMDSTGDSANMERMQVTISNDLSVVTSLFQAKYSKGYIVFYRDIGFGALSMVQGFVVNQNTYLNYLLHSLPQEIANPSYAVEIALDNKVISTRGRKKYNNELIFDKTLPSPFERLSFRVYSNNGTRLASYTILLTGLILLFVIAACFITIYRFTRSKVDLATKRQDFVSAITHELKTPLAAIKMYAELLQNSWVANEEKKQRYYNQIASEADRLSRLIQNVLNLSKLDGNRWNVQLRMERPKAVIDDFLATYSKNVEKQGFELTVSTDMEADNIHLLIDRDAIMQILMNLVDNSLKFSKKSDYKMISIELAIKGTDMYMAVRDYGPGIPQSEMKKVFQEFYRVENEMTRQTSGTGIGLSMVKKLCTLCNMKIEVENANPGLRTKIHFPPLDI
- a CDS encoding lipopolysaccharide assembly protein LapB — translated: MRIIAFILVLLFAGMTFANEDLRVADSCYAARAERANGDKADKKNTFLMIDKYKAAMADTSVLEAATEGYLKSLYFSIRFISFDKKMKMKKLDTLKIASESAYKKFPKNYDIAHIYATAISMWGNERGALASVKEGVATIVRDVATASENWQILGRAHFVLPYVPLILSWPDKKQADKYLNMALKKDPKDLYNYFFLAELRFDQKRYADALSLIDRGLARGVRTNFFLEDKRGRWHLKELQKKINAKLDKK
- a CDS encoding GGDEF domain-containing protein, which gives rise to MLKRLYMFLANANLTDSQIASVRGKMAQRNFRSLRAYSIMATLFFVSAIVVACATEMDVMNTKVYAYVMGAILSGAVLCLTMWVGDRNSKIIDWLQIVFVSILLAFGLFISLVSSPQQLTISLVAMYMITPQLFTNKPVRMQIPILIADVIFLIGCIQVKPPEILALEIVDCIVYSSIGLMTGHYSSRSKLKGLIFEKRFVELNGNEQLAKYLKSIGNIYVSMHYIDLSNETFVKIKSNSIIDNSMNNLHEGFSQQIKLAMEATTHPNYLDEMLAFVDSATLIRRIRGKSTITHEFLGKHVGWCRARFIAVGDVTEDSEPRYVLFAVENINEQKNRENTLISKAETDAMTGLLNRQAGVDRIKSDIRSRKNGMLCLFDVDKFKHVNDTYGHQAGDEVILAVADTMRKAFRDNDVLLRLGGDEFVVFVSGVTTEELGTQVIFRFFELLNKVTFKKIPDYSISLSLGAAFYRGEQDLDFETLYQRADTRTYESKKIEGKAFTFWR
- a CDS encoding ATP-dependent 6-phosphofructokinase, with protein sequence MTQEDILQNPTEYDLSIETVGKGTLKSPLKGLQYVSDSEQVSLTTDVKRLKHFYENNIPVPSLEAAGPRETIFHDPAWTRAGIVTCGGLCPGLNSVIKGLVQTLWFDYGVRNIFGIPYGYRGLNPKYGYSPKVLNPDVVDAIQEDGGTILGSSRGEQDPAIMVDTLMRLNINVLFCIGGDGTLRGAHAIAEEVKKRKQPISIIGIPKTIDNDLNLVDRTFGFETAVLSATDVITCAHNEANGAYNGLGLVKLMGRDSGFIAAYAALATTVVNICLVPEVPFTLEGLCKALESRYDNGKTHAVIAVAEGAGQELFLDQPERKDASGNVLKNDIGEFLTRKIKEHFNKVGKEINIKYFDPSYMVRSTPAKGTDAIFCFQLAEAAVHAGMAGKTDMVVGSMNNVFSHVPIEYAVNERKKINPNGNLWHAVLGMTRQQDYFSGKGKGHK